In one Nocardioides luteus genomic region, the following are encoded:
- a CDS encoding FG-GAP-like repeat-containing protein, translating to MPRRAKIASISGTTLVLGVAAVAIPLTLNSATAEPTTSGPLAAFDAANREPSTLPAGPVESHLEEVALTTSTGKATEHATKVDKPRTDVIKSDPQDVTGFGVVGVTWSGEIADGVRPEVRTLKDGVWSSWSPMVVDVEDHGPDAGTAEAKGVRPGTDEFLAGHVDQVQTRIIVPNAAEIPGDLELAVIEPGKPEDTVEELPEIETDKDKPRATSVHAGSKDSDLNLVASTYTSSPTIYSRAQWGADETIREQTAPSYRQIHGGFVHHTAGTNDYTETDVPSIIQGVYEFHVKTRGYRDVGYNFFVDKFGRIWEGRHGGVALPVEGAHTSGYNYDSFGASALGCFDTVAAGCPDDTGATQNQPTDAMIQAYGSLYAWKLSLHGVTANATNVTLTKTDGTKTVFPHAINGHRDAGTTVCPGANLQAKLPDIRTLAASLQKSWSGRDLESHIAGTSHSDFVARRASDGRIFTLRTGGFAGFSSTRTSTTVGSTVREAVVTPDITGDGKADLIQVRDDGSAGIRKGRGDGTFAAVFKNLGRSTFSGVSKITATGNIGGTSANDLVGKNAKGYLVRYTGNGSGGFTRAGSTRSLSGFDKLAATGDVNKDGKRDLIGRKSGALYYFKGSGSGTFGSPVKLSTQSPSWSSLVQLSGYGDFTGDGRGDLIGRDSSNRGWIYPASGSGFGKPLGPYADVNRTLVGAVNLVGNSLPDLVLKSGSTLYVKPNSGRVSLAAPVDSGITLTSATALMNAGDWNRDGKGDFLAKMSDGSVRLYRGYGTGKFASPVTIATGLGTVSVIDAVGDVTGDGYPDLMGRVSGGTIKLWPGKGSTQVGASIVMRTSAAGTRLVGVGRWNSSNTPDVLFVNGTSTVVHESNGPGGLVSTQTLSINLSGYDAVLGVRDLRASSGGDLIVRSGSYIYALERNSAGTGVTRTYLGALSGYNLLG from the coding sequence ATGCCCCGACGCGCCAAGATCGCGTCCATCTCCGGCACCACCCTCGTTCTCGGCGTGGCCGCAGTCGCGATCCCGCTGACGCTGAACTCCGCCACCGCCGAGCCGACCACGTCCGGCCCGCTGGCCGCGTTCGACGCCGCGAACCGGGAGCCGTCCACCCTTCCCGCCGGCCCGGTCGAGTCCCACCTCGAGGAGGTCGCACTGACCACCTCGACCGGCAAGGCGACCGAGCACGCGACGAAGGTCGACAAGCCCCGCACCGACGTCATCAAGAGCGACCCGCAGGACGTCACCGGCTTCGGCGTCGTCGGCGTGACCTGGTCCGGCGAGATCGCCGACGGCGTACGCCCCGAGGTCCGCACCCTGAAGGACGGCGTGTGGTCCTCGTGGAGCCCGATGGTCGTCGATGTCGAGGACCACGGTCCGGACGCCGGCACCGCGGAAGCCAAGGGGGTCCGCCCGGGCACCGACGAGTTCCTGGCCGGGCACGTCGACCAGGTGCAGACCCGGATCATCGTCCCCAACGCCGCCGAGATCCCCGGCGACCTCGAGCTCGCGGTGATCGAGCCAGGGAAGCCTGAGGACACGGTCGAGGAGCTCCCCGAGATCGAGACCGACAAGGACAAGCCCCGGGCGACCAGCGTCCACGCCGGCAGCAAGGACTCCGACCTCAACCTGGTCGCGTCCACCTACACCTCGAGCCCGACGATCTACAGCCGTGCGCAGTGGGGCGCCGACGAGACGATCCGCGAGCAGACGGCCCCGAGCTACCGCCAGATCCACGGCGGTTTCGTCCACCACACCGCGGGCACCAACGACTACACCGAGACCGACGTCCCCAGCATCATCCAGGGCGTCTACGAGTTCCACGTGAAGACCCGCGGCTACCGCGACGTCGGCTACAACTTCTTCGTCGACAAGTTCGGCCGCATCTGGGAGGGCCGCCACGGCGGCGTCGCGCTGCCGGTCGAGGGCGCCCACACCAGCGGCTACAACTACGACAGCTTCGGTGCGTCCGCGCTCGGCTGCTTCGACACGGTCGCGGCCGGCTGCCCTGACGACACCGGCGCGACGCAAAACCAGCCCACGGACGCGATGATCCAGGCGTACGGCTCTCTCTACGCCTGGAAGCTCTCGCTCCACGGCGTCACCGCCAACGCCACCAACGTGACCCTGACCAAGACCGACGGCACCAAGACGGTCTTCCCGCACGCGATCAACGGCCACCGCGACGCGGGCACCACCGTGTGCCCGGGCGCGAACCTCCAGGCCAAGCTCCCCGACATCCGTACGCTCGCCGCCAGCCTGCAGAAGAGCTGGAGCGGCCGCGACCTGGAGTCCCACATCGCCGGCACGAGCCACTCCGACTTCGTGGCACGACGGGCGTCCGACGGCCGGATCTTCACGCTGCGTACGGGCGGGTTCGCCGGGTTCAGCTCGACCAGGACGTCCACGACGGTCGGCAGCACCGTGCGCGAGGCCGTGGTCACCCCGGACATCACCGGCGACGGCAAGGCCGACCTGATCCAGGTCCGCGACGACGGCTCGGCCGGCATCCGCAAGGGCCGCGGCGACGGCACCTTCGCGGCGGTCTTCAAGAACCTCGGCAGGAGCACGTTCTCCGGCGTCTCCAAGATCACCGCGACCGGCAACATCGGCGGCACCTCGGCCAACGACCTGGTCGGCAAGAACGCGAAGGGCTACCTGGTCCGCTACACCGGCAACGGCTCCGGCGGGTTCACCCGGGCAGGCAGCACGCGCTCGCTGAGCGGCTTCGACAAGCTCGCCGCGACCGGTGACGTCAACAAGGACGGCAAGCGCGACCTGATCGGCCGCAAGTCCGGTGCGCTCTACTACTTCAAGGGTTCCGGCTCCGGCACGTTCGGCTCGCCGGTCAAGCTCTCGACCCAGAGCCCGTCGTGGTCCTCGCTGGTCCAGCTCAGCGGCTACGGCGACTTCACCGGCGACGGCCGCGGCGACCTGATCGGCCGGGACTCGTCCAACCGCGGGTGGATCTACCCGGCCTCCGGCTCGGGCTTCGGCAAGCCGCTGGGGCCGTACGCGGACGTCAACCGCACCCTCGTCGGCGCGGTCAACCTCGTCGGCAACAGCCTTCCTGACCTGGTGCTGAAGTCCGGCTCGACGCTCTACGTCAAGCCGAACAGCGGCCGGGTCAGCCTGGCCGCGCCGGTCGACAGCGGTATCACCCTGACGAGCGCCACCGCGCTGATGAACGCCGGCGACTGGAACCGCGACGGCAAGGGCGACTTCCTGGCCAAGATGTCCGACGGTTCCGTACGCCTCTACCGCGGCTACGGCACCGGCAAGTTCGCCAGCCCCGTCACGATCGCGACCGGGCTCGGCACGGTCAGCGTCATCGACGCGGTCGGCGACGTCACCGGCGACGGCTATCCGGACCTGATGGGCCGCGTCTCCGGTGGCACGATCAAGCTGTGGCCGGGCAAGGGCTCGACCCAGGTCGGCGCCTCGATCGTGATGCGCACCTCGGCAGCGGGCACCCGCCTGGTCGGCGTCGGGCGCTGGAACAGCAGCAACACCCCCGACGTGCTCTTCGTCAACGGCACCAGCACGGTCGTCCACGAGAGCAACGGGCCCGGCGGCCTGGTCTCCACGCAGACCCTGTCGATCAACCTGTCCGGCTATGACGCGGTGCTCGGCGTACGCGATCTGCGGGCCTCCTCGGGCGGCGACCTGATCGTGCGGTCGGGTAGTTACATCTACGCGCTGGAGCGCAACAGCGCCGGCACCGGCGTGACCCGCACCTACCTGGGTGCGCTGTCGGGCTACAACCTGCTGGGCTGA
- a CDS encoding AMP-binding protein yields MTPRTIPALLEKAKQTYADQPAIVDGPTTLTYTELADAAEKAARAFLASGVRSGDRVAIWAPNRWEFPVAVLGAQTIGAAVVPLNTRYRGHEAREILERSRATALITVNGFLGTDYVQMLHDAGPLPEHLLTVVDLASGWDEFLVRGDDTTEKRLSDAKATVTPDTLADLLFTSGTTGKPKGVMSAQRQTIGVADVWARGAALSPDDRYAIVNPFFHGFGYKAGFIAAFTAGSTVYPIATYDPAQALKLIQDERITVLPGAPTIFTTLINHPDLKAYDLSSLRFAIAGAASVPESLFADMRDILGIDEVKGAYGLTECMVATTTRPGEDPEHVAKVVGPAVEGLEIRTVTATGDDAEPGEDGEVWIRGDNVMLGYFENPEATAEAIDEDGWLHTGDVGYLDEHGCLKITDRIKDMFTVGGFNVYPAEVENTLAGHPGIVEAAVIGVPDARLGQVGKAFVVVRDDLDPDTIATWLKDRLANYKQPRAYVLVDSLPRNASGKVLKTDLRHTSI; encoded by the coding sequence GTGACCCCGCGCACGATCCCCGCCCTGCTCGAGAAGGCCAAGCAGACGTACGCCGACCAGCCGGCGATCGTCGACGGCCCCACGACGCTCACCTACACCGAGCTCGCCGACGCGGCGGAGAAGGCGGCGCGTGCCTTCCTCGCCAGCGGCGTACGCAGCGGCGACCGGGTCGCGATCTGGGCGCCCAACCGCTGGGAGTTCCCGGTCGCGGTCCTCGGCGCCCAGACGATCGGGGCGGCCGTGGTGCCGCTGAACACGCGCTACCGGGGCCATGAGGCGCGCGAGATCCTCGAACGGTCCCGCGCGACCGCACTCATCACCGTCAACGGCTTCCTCGGCACCGACTACGTCCAGATGCTCCACGACGCCGGCCCGCTCCCGGAGCACCTGCTCACCGTCGTAGACCTGGCGAGCGGCTGGGACGAGTTCCTGGTGAGAGGCGACGACACGACCGAAAAGCGTCTCTCGGACGCCAAAGCGACCGTCACCCCCGACACCCTCGCCGACCTGCTGTTCACGTCCGGCACCACCGGCAAGCCGAAGGGCGTGATGAGCGCCCAGCGCCAGACGATCGGCGTCGCCGACGTCTGGGCCCGCGGCGCCGCGCTCTCCCCCGACGATCGCTATGCCATCGTCAACCCGTTCTTCCACGGCTTCGGCTACAAGGCCGGCTTCATCGCCGCATTCACCGCGGGCAGCACGGTCTACCCGATCGCGACCTACGACCCCGCCCAGGCGCTGAAGCTGATCCAGGACGAGCGGATCACCGTCCTCCCCGGCGCCCCCACGATCTTCACCACGCTCATCAACCACCCCGACCTGAAGGCGTACGACCTCTCCTCGCTGCGCTTCGCGATCGCCGGCGCCGCGAGCGTCCCGGAGAGCCTCTTCGCCGACATGCGCGACATCCTCGGGATCGACGAGGTCAAGGGTGCGTACGGGCTCACCGAGTGCATGGTCGCGACCACGACGCGCCCCGGCGAGGACCCCGAGCACGTCGCCAAGGTCGTCGGCCCGGCCGTCGAGGGCCTCGAGATCCGCACCGTCACCGCGACCGGCGACGACGCCGAGCCCGGCGAGGACGGCGAGGTCTGGATCCGCGGCGACAACGTCATGCTCGGCTACTTCGAGAACCCGGAGGCCACCGCCGAGGCGATCGACGAGGACGGCTGGCTCCACACCGGCGACGTCGGCTACCTCGACGAGCACGGCTGCCTGAAGATCACCGACCGGATCAAGGACATGTTCACCGTCGGCGGCTTCAACGTCTATCCGGCCGAGGTCGAGAACACCCTCGCCGGCCATCCCGGCATCGTCGAGGCCGCGGTCATCGGCGTCCCCGACGCGCGCCTGGGTCAGGTGGGCAAGGCCTTCGTCGTCGTACGTGACGACCTGGACCCCGACACCATCGCGACCTGGCTCAAGGACCGCCTGGCCAACTACAAGCAGCCGCGGGCGTACGTGCTGGTCGACAGCCTCCCGCGCAACGCCAGCGGCAAGGTGCTGAAGACGGATCTGCGCCACACCTCGATATAG
- a CDS encoding TetR/AcrR family transcriptional regulator: MTDTGVAPRRRGTASGSSRRAELLTLAAEMFATKGFSQTTVRDIADAAGILSGSLYHHFRSKEAMLTEVLSGFLDGLNARFTEIVESGVDPQADLDGLIAESFRTIHNERLAVALYQNEASFLATVEGFEFVAERSRDNEALWIRVIEAGQASGVFQASLDPALTYRFIRDGVWSTVSWYRPGGRHTPETLSEQYLKLLHAGILA; the protein is encoded by the coding sequence ATGACTGACACGGGGGTTGCGCCGAGAAGGCGGGGGACGGCGTCGGGGTCGTCGCGGCGGGCCGAGCTGCTCACGCTGGCGGCCGAGATGTTCGCGACCAAGGGGTTCTCCCAGACGACCGTACGCGACATCGCGGACGCCGCGGGGATCCTCTCGGGCTCGCTCTACCATCACTTCCGCTCCAAGGAGGCGATGCTGACCGAGGTGCTGTCGGGCTTCCTCGACGGGCTCAACGCCCGGTTCACCGAGATCGTCGAGTCCGGTGTCGACCCCCAGGCCGACCTGGACGGGCTGATCGCGGAGTCCTTCCGGACGATCCACAACGAACGGCTCGCCGTCGCGCTCTACCAGAACGAAGCGTCCTTCCTCGCGACCGTCGAGGGCTTCGAGTTCGTCGCCGAGCGCTCGCGTGACAACGAGGCGCTGTGGATCCGGGTCATCGAGGCCGGCCAGGCCTCGGGCGTCTTCCAGGCCTCGCTCGATCCCGCGCTGACCTACCGGTTCATCCGCGACGGCGTCTGGTCCACCGTCTCCTGGTATCGCCCCGGCGGGCGGCACACCCCCGAGACGCTCTCGGAGCAGTATCTGAAGCTGCTCCACGCGGGCATCCTCGCCTGA
- a CDS encoding CoA-transferase subunit beta — MTTQTITRADICVAAVSDAFKGSGEVLAHAVGIVPAIGVRLAKATHTPELALSDGEAFMMAEAPPLLKTAAAGGTPEAWVPFRSIFDIVASGRRHSMMGASQIDRYGNQNISSIGDWRQPKRQLIGVRGAPGNTVNHRVDYWVAKHSARIFVDRVDVASGVGNDRAVGTAARFHDLGVIVTNLAVFGYDDSGLVKVVSIHPGVAPEELQEATGFPIDAADAPLTREPTPDELKIIEAEDPKGLRFKEVH, encoded by the coding sequence GTGACCACCCAGACCATCACGCGGGCCGACATCTGCGTCGCCGCCGTCTCCGACGCCTTCAAGGGCTCCGGCGAGGTGCTCGCCCACGCCGTCGGGATCGTGCCGGCCATCGGCGTACGCCTGGCCAAGGCCACCCACACCCCCGAGCTCGCGCTCAGCGACGGCGAGGCGTTCATGATGGCCGAGGCTCCCCCGCTGCTGAAGACCGCGGCGGCCGGCGGCACCCCCGAGGCCTGGGTACCGTTCCGCAGCATCTTCGACATCGTCGCCAGCGGCCGCCGACACTCGATGATGGGCGCCAGCCAGATCGACCGCTACGGCAACCAGAACATCTCCTCCATCGGCGACTGGCGGCAGCCCAAGCGTCAACTGATCGGCGTACGCGGCGCTCCGGGCAACACCGTCAACCACCGTGTCGACTACTGGGTCGCCAAGCACTCCGCCCGGATCTTCGTCGACCGCGTCGACGTCGCCAGCGGCGTCGGCAACGACCGCGCGGTTGGCACCGCGGCCCGTTTCCACGACCTCGGCGTCATCGTCACCAACCTCGCCGTCTTCGGCTACGACGACTCCGGGCTCGTCAAGGTCGTCTCGATCCACCCCGGCGTGGCCCCCGAGGAACTGCAGGAGGCCACCGGATTCCCGATCGACGCCGCCGACGCACCCCTCACCCGTGAGCCCACTCCGGACGAGTTGAAGATCATCGAGGCGGAAGACCCCAAGGGCCTCCGCTTCAAGGAAGTCCACTAA
- a CDS encoding CoA transferase subunit A, with product MNKTPLDKTLPLTEVAGKLESGMTIGIGGWGSRRKPMALVKEILRSDVTDLTVVAFGGPDVGLLARAGKIRKLVYGFVSLDSIPLDPNFTRARERGEIPETSEYDEGMFVAGLRAGANRLSFQPIRAGLGSDVMAMNPDLETVRSPYDDEEYVAVPGLRLDVSLIHLNRADAAGNGQYLGPDPYFDDLFAMAADTTILSVEQIVSTDDLTAKAPPQTLLVPRIFVNHVVEAPGGAHFTSCDPDYGRDEEFQKAYVAAAKSESDSDWTEFEERYL from the coding sequence GTGAACAAGACTCCGCTCGACAAGACATTGCCCCTCACCGAGGTCGCCGGCAAGCTCGAGTCCGGGATGACCATCGGGATCGGCGGCTGGGGCTCGCGCCGCAAGCCGATGGCCCTGGTCAAGGAGATCCTCCGCAGCGACGTCACCGACCTCACCGTGGTCGCGTTCGGCGGCCCCGACGTCGGCCTGCTCGCCCGCGCCGGCAAGATCCGCAAGCTGGTCTACGGCTTCGTCAGCCTCGACTCGATCCCGCTCGACCCCAACTTCACCCGCGCCCGCGAGCGCGGCGAGATCCCGGAGACGAGCGAGTACGACGAGGGCATGTTCGTCGCCGGCCTTCGCGCCGGGGCGAACCGGCTCAGCTTCCAGCCCATCCGCGCCGGCCTCGGCAGCGACGTGATGGCGATGAACCCCGACCTCGAGACGGTGAGGTCGCCCTACGACGACGAGGAGTACGTCGCCGTCCCCGGCCTCCGCCTCGACGTCTCGCTCATCCACCTCAACCGCGCCGACGCGGCCGGCAACGGGCAGTACCTCGGCCCCGACCCCTACTTCGACGACCTCTTCGCGATGGCCGCCGACACCACGATCCTGTCGGTCGAGCAGATCGTCTCCACCGACGATCTCACCGCCAAGGCCCCGCCGCAGACCCTCCTGGTCCCCCGCATCTTCGTCAACCACGTCGTCGAGGCGCCCGGCGGCGCCCACTTCACCAGCTGCGACCCCGACTACGGTCGCGACGAGGAGTTCCAGAAGGCGTACGTGGCGGCAGCCAAGTCAGAGTCCGACAGCGACTGGACCGAGTTCGAGGAGCGCTACCTGTGA
- a CDS encoding acyl-CoA dehydrogenase family protein has product MRFALTEEQTDLVATVHTLIAKRAASMDLRAAIATPEGYDTTLWQTMTEQIGVTALAVPEAYGGVGCSYIEAHLVLEELGATLTPSPFVGTLLATQVLAAAGIPAAGELLERIAAGTTAAVVVPGSDLVIDAVGAEILLVLRGDQVHAVDPSAVTVSATPAMDPTWRFATVTVDAPGDPIGTVDPAYVTTVGATMMTALQAGAAREALERTVAYLKERHQFGRPLGSFQALKQRCADLLVQVETARTMSWAAAWELTQPAPDRRLVHAAKTWCSDAFSQVAAEMIQLHGGVAITWEHDAHLYFKRAHATAQLFRGDT; this is encoded by the coding sequence ATGAGGTTCGCGCTGACCGAGGAACAGACCGACCTGGTCGCGACGGTGCACACGCTGATCGCCAAGCGGGCCGCGTCGATGGATCTGCGGGCGGCGATCGCGACCCCCGAGGGCTACGACACCACCCTGTGGCAGACGATGACCGAGCAGATCGGCGTGACCGCCTTGGCGGTCCCCGAGGCGTACGGCGGGGTCGGCTGCTCCTACATCGAGGCGCATCTCGTCCTCGAGGAGCTCGGCGCCACGCTCACGCCGTCGCCGTTCGTCGGCACGCTGCTGGCGACCCAGGTCCTGGCGGCCGCCGGGATCCCGGCCGCCGGTGAGCTGCTGGAGCGGATCGCCGCCGGGACCACGGCCGCCGTGGTGGTCCCCGGCTCCGACCTCGTCATCGACGCCGTCGGCGCGGAGATCCTCCTCGTGCTGCGCGGCGACCAGGTCCACGCGGTGGATCCCTCGGCGGTCACGGTCAGCGCGACCCCCGCGATGGACCCGACCTGGAGGTTCGCGACGGTCACGGTCGACGCTCCCGGCGACCCCATCGGCACGGTGGACCCGGCGTACGTCACCACCGTGGGCGCCACCATGATGACCGCCCTCCAGGCCGGAGCCGCACGCGAGGCGCTGGAGCGTACGGTCGCCTATCTCAAGGAGCGCCACCAGTTCGGTCGCCCGCTCGGCTCGTTCCAGGCGCTCAAGCAGCGCTGCGCCGATCTGCTCGTCCAGGTCGAGACGGCCAGGACGATGAGCTGGGCCGCAGCCTGGGAGCTGACCCAGCCCGCACCCGATCGACGTCTCGTCCACGCCGCCAAGACCTGGTGCTCCGACGCGTTCTCGCAGGTCGCGGCCGAGATGATCCAGCTGCACGGCGGGGTGGCGATCACCTGGGAGCACGACGCCCACCTCTACTTCAAGCGCGCCCACGCCACCGCCCAGCTCTTCCGAGGAGACACGTGA
- a CDS encoding acyl-CoA dehydrogenase family protein, with protein MRFGRTPEQHAFSEALDDLLGAADVPAASRAWATGDHSAGLKLWQRLAELGVTGLLVSEEDGGLSASAVDLTVAFERLGYHGVPGPWIESVAVAPRLLPGTPDAELLARLASGEALVSVAPGTRALDADVAERTYALGATLRRAEPGAERTSVDPTRRLFEVTAGEEIATIDPAPALDFGTLACSAQLLGAGLRLLDDSVAYVKQRTQFGRPIGEFQAVKHLLADVRVALDFAAPLVHNAAVELDAEAPTAARAVSAAKVATGDAAYLASRTALQVHGAIGYTREFDLSLWILKVRALVGAWGTPAEHRARILESLVEAR; from the coding sequence ATGAGATTCGGACGTACGCCGGAGCAGCACGCCTTCTCGGAAGCACTCGACGACCTGCTCGGTGCCGCCGACGTCCCGGCGGCGTCGCGCGCCTGGGCGACCGGTGACCACTCGGCGGGGCTGAAGCTGTGGCAGCGGCTCGCCGAGCTCGGTGTCACCGGGTTGCTGGTGTCGGAGGAGGACGGCGGCCTGAGCGCATCCGCCGTAGACCTGACCGTCGCCTTCGAACGGCTCGGCTACCACGGCGTTCCCGGCCCCTGGATCGAGTCCGTCGCCGTCGCTCCGCGACTCCTGCCCGGCACTCCCGACGCGGAGCTCCTCGCACGGCTGGCATCGGGCGAAGCGCTGGTCTCGGTGGCCCCGGGGACACGGGCGCTCGACGCCGATGTCGCCGAGCGGACCTACGCACTCGGCGCGACTCTCCGCCGAGCGGAACCCGGTGCCGAGCGGACGTCGGTCGACCCGACCCGGCGGCTCTTCGAGGTCACCGCCGGCGAGGAGATCGCCACGATCGACCCGGCGCCGGCACTCGACTTCGGCACGCTCGCCTGCTCCGCCCAGCTCCTCGGCGCGGGACTGAGACTCCTCGACGACTCGGTCGCCTATGTGAAGCAGCGCACGCAGTTCGGGCGCCCGATCGGCGAGTTCCAGGCGGTCAAGCACCTGCTCGCCGACGTACGCGTCGCCCTGGACTTCGCGGCTCCGCTGGTGCACAACGCGGCCGTCGAGCTCGACGCCGAAGCGCCGACGGCGGCCCGAGCGGTCTCGGCCGCGAAGGTCGCGACCGGCGACGCCGCCTACCTCGCCTCGCGCACCGCGCTCCAGGTCCACGGCGCGATCGGCTACACCCGCGAGTTCGACCTGAGCCTGTGGATCCTCAAGGTGCGCGCGCTGGTGGGCGCCTGGGGCACCCCTGCCGAGCACCGCGCGCGGATCCTCGAGTCACTGGTGGAGGCGCGATGA